One window from the genome of Verrucomicrobiia bacterium encodes:
- a CDS encoding transposase yields MLAPRLLAAFGTQRDRYPQADNFLKYSGIAPVTEKSGQRKWVHWRWSAPRFLRQSLVEWANQSIYHSIWAGAFYARQKARGKQHHAILRSLAFKWIRILWKCWQDRTPYDEARYLQRLALKNPDLLKLTYEKSN; encoded by the coding sequence GTGCTGGCGCCGCGCTTGCTCGCCGCCTTTGGCACCCAGCGCGACCGTTACCCGCAAGCCGACAATTTCCTGAAATACAGCGGCATTGCGCCCGTCACCGAGAAAAGCGGCCAGCGCAAATGGGTTCACTGGCGCTGGAGCGCGCCACGCTTCCTGCGGCAGTCGCTGGTCGAATGGGCCAATCAATCCATCTACCACTCCATCTGGGCGGGCGCGTTTTACGCGCGCCAAAAAGCCCGCGGCAAACAACATCACGCCATTCTCCGTTCCCTCGCGTTCAAATGGATCAGGATCCTTTGGAAATGCTGGCAGGATCGCACCCCCTACGATGAAGCCCGCTACCTCCAACGCCTCGCCCTCAAAAATCCCGATCTCCTCAAACTCACTTATGAAAAATCCAACTAG
- the tcdA gene encoding tRNA cyclic N6-threonylcarbamoyladenosine(37) synthase TcdA gives MHRYGVRFGGIRRLYSQDGLERLRAAHVCVIGIGGVGSWAVEALARSGLGALTLVDMDDICVSNVNRQIHALDGEIHKPKVETMAARVQAINPDCQVQAQRAFFVAGNAAQILATRFDYVLDAIDAVREKALCVSLCRDLNLPVITSGGAGGRRDPTQVRVADLSRATHDRLLQSLRKRLRTDHGFPRGEKKFGVECVYSPEPPLFPHQDGTVCATREAGGELKLDCRGGLGSATFVTGTFGFVAAARIVARIAAG, from the coding sequence ATGCATCGTTACGGCGTCAGATTCGGCGGCATCCGGCGGCTCTATTCCCAGGACGGACTGGAGCGGCTGCGCGCGGCCCATGTGTGCGTCATCGGCATCGGCGGCGTCGGCTCCTGGGCCGTCGAGGCGCTCGCGCGCTCCGGCCTCGGCGCCCTCACGCTGGTGGACATGGACGACATCTGCGTGAGCAATGTGAACCGGCAGATCCACGCGCTCGACGGCGAGATCCACAAACCGAAGGTCGAAACCATGGCGGCGCGCGTGCAGGCCATCAATCCCGACTGCCAGGTGCAGGCGCAGCGCGCCTTTTTCGTGGCGGGCAATGCGGCCCAAATTCTGGCCACGCGCTTCGATTACGTGCTGGACGCCATCGATGCCGTCCGGGAAAAGGCGCTGTGCGTTTCGCTGTGCCGGGATTTGAACCTGCCCGTCATCACCTCGGGCGGCGCGGGCGGGCGCCGGGATCCGACACAGGTGCGGGTGGCCGACCTGTCCCGCGCCACGCACGACCGCCTGCTGCAATCCCTCCGCAAACGGCTGCGGACCGACCACGGCTTTCCGCGCGGCGAAAAGAAATTCGGGGTGGAGTGCGTCTATTCGCCGGAACCGCCGCTGTTCCCGCACCAGGACGGCACCGTCTGCGCGACGCGCGAGGCGGGCGGCGAACTCAAGCTCGATTGCCGGGGCGGCCTGGGCAGCGCCACGTTTGTGACCGGCACGTTCGGGTTCGTCGCGGCGGCCCGCATCGTGGCCCGCATTGCCGCCGGCTGA
- a CDS encoding cation diffusion facilitator family transporter — translation MSDPKLTRYARLSIVAAVLNIVLKTAAWWITGSVGLLSDAAESGVNLIGAIMALAMLTVAARPADDEHTYGHDKAEYFSSGLEGGLILIAALGIGVAAIPRLIAPKALEQIGVGLVVSVVASILNLVVALVLLRAGRRSHSITLEANAHHLLTDVWTSVGVIVGVGAVAFTGWNWLDPVVALVVAANIVVAGVKIVRRSVFGLMDTALPADDQQAIQKVLEQHTRDHIQFHALRTRQSGARRFIELHVLVPGDWTVQRGHDLLEQIEDEIRAVVPNATVLTHLEAIDDPASWRDLGLERAPTVDGPAQPDQR, via the coding sequence ATGAGCGACCCGAAGCTGACCCGTTATGCCCGGTTGTCCATCGTCGCCGCCGTGCTCAACATCGTGCTGAAAACGGCGGCGTGGTGGATCACCGGTTCGGTTGGACTGTTGTCCGACGCGGCCGAGTCCGGCGTGAACCTGATCGGCGCCATCATGGCGCTGGCCATGCTGACGGTTGCGGCCCGGCCGGCCGATGACGAACACACCTACGGCCATGACAAGGCGGAATATTTTTCGAGCGGCCTCGAGGGCGGATTGATTTTGATTGCGGCGCTCGGCATCGGCGTGGCGGCCATTCCCCGGCTCATCGCGCCCAAAGCGCTGGAGCAAATCGGCGTGGGCCTGGTCGTTTCCGTCGTGGCCTCGATCCTCAATCTCGTCGTCGCCCTGGTGCTGCTGCGCGCCGGCCGGCGCAGCCATTCCATCACGCTCGAGGCGAACGCCCATCATCTGTTGACGGACGTGTGGACTTCCGTGGGCGTCATCGTGGGCGTGGGCGCGGTGGCGTTCACCGGCTGGAACTGGCTGGATCCCGTGGTCGCCCTCGTCGTCGCGGCAAACATCGTGGTGGCCGGCGTCAAGATCGTGCGGCGCTCGGTGTTCGGGTTGATGGACACGGCGCTGCCCGCGGACGACCAGCAGGCCATCCAAAAAGTGCTGGAGCAGCACACGCGGGATCACATTCAGTTCCACGCCCTGCGCACCCGCCAGTCCGGGGCGCGCCGCTTCATCGAACTGCACGTGCTCGTGCCGGGCGACTGGACGGTGCAACGCGGCCACGACCTGCTGGAGCAAATCGAGGACGAAATCCGCGCCGTGGTGCCCAACGCCACGGTGCTGACCCACCTGGAAGCGATTGACGACCCGGCGTCCTGGCGCGACCTCGGCCTGGAACGCGCCCCCACAGTTGACGGACCCGCCCAGCCGGACCAACGTTGA
- the amrA gene encoding AmmeMemoRadiSam system protein A, with the protein MVGTHPASRLTEPERAFLLELARRTLQEQCVSGRSPDVDPTAVALSLRQPRACFVTLLKHGELRGCVGNLQPREPLYLAVMHNAAGAAFRDNRFAPVSLEEIQALHIEISILGEPVKATLRSPEDLLGQLRPGVDGVILKVRGRTATFLPQVWEKVSGPVEFMEALAHKAMLPGSAWRDPTAVVMTYQVEHFEEPAPAAGLN; encoded by the coding sequence ATGGTCGGCACCCATCCGGCATCCCGTCTGACAGAACCAGAACGTGCGTTTCTGCTGGAGCTCGCCCGCCGGACGCTGCAGGAGCAATGTGTCAGCGGGCGTTCACCGGACGTGGACCCGACCGCCGTTGCCTTGTCGTTGCGTCAGCCGCGCGCGTGCTTTGTCACGCTCCTGAAGCACGGCGAACTGCGCGGCTGCGTTGGCAACCTTCAGCCGCGGGAGCCGCTCTACCTCGCCGTGATGCACAACGCCGCCGGGGCCGCCTTCCGCGACAATCGTTTCGCACCGGTCAGCCTGGAGGAGATTCAAGCCCTGCACATCGAGATCAGCATTTTGGGCGAGCCTGTGAAGGCAACCTTGCGTTCGCCGGAAGATTTGCTGGGACAACTGCGGCCGGGAGTGGATGGGGTGATTCTGAAGGTGCGGGGCCGCACCGCGACTTTTTTGCCGCAGGTCTGGGAGAAAGTGTCAGGGCCGGTGGAATTCATGGAGGCCCTGGCGCACAAGGCCATGCTGCCGGGCTCCGCCTGGCGCGATCCAACCGCCGTGGTCATGACCTATCAGGTCGAGCATTTTGAGGAACCGGCACCGGCGGCGGGCCTCAATTGA
- a CDS encoding S41 family peptidase — MNRASFPRHPLRWSPALALAGILFSLASVVPTQAAIDARMLRYPDVSATQIAFAYAGDIWVAPKNGGNAVRLSSPRGEESFPKFSPDGRTLAFSANYDGNLDIYTLPVDGGVPQRLTYHGASDRVVGWYPGGKSILFASDRASERNRYNKLFQVSATGGLPEQLPLPYGEFGAISPDGQRLAYTPISVDFRTWKRYRGGMNPDIWLFDLQTRAAKRLTDDPGNDSVPMWHDQTLYFLSDRDAHQRNNIWALDTRTGKTRQITFFTDYDVEFPSIGPKDIVFTKGDQLWLLDLATAKAHPVDITVVTDEATLKPRQENVAGYIHSAAISPNGKRIVVEARGDLFTAPKEHGVVLNLTRSSGVAERWPAWSPDGRQIAYFTDRTGEYQLALRPADGSGEETIVTQLAPGFYYRPQWSPDSKQIAFVDVTMRLSLYNVETKQVTSIDRMLWLYEGELEQFTVSWSADSRWLAYAGELENGHNAIVIYDTQEAKRHQVTSGFYDDSLPVFDPEGKYLFFRSGRTFDPLYSNLDDTWIYPNTGNLMAVPLRRDVPSPLAPRNDEEEKQPDDTKKDEAKKPDAKPASAPAAAAETKKAEAPKEPPKAGADQDKPANSMSIDFTDFERRAVQLPTKAGNYADLVAVKGKLIYRWLGREGAGENAAIDYYDFEKREIKRIVDGADDLALAAKGEQLLVRKGRDYFIIEPKENQSLSKRVNTADLETTIDPRAEWRQLFTDAWRIERDFFYDPTLHGVDWQAMRTQYGKLLDQCVTRWDVNYVIGELIAELNCSHTYRGGGDVEKPAEVRVGYLGCDFVLTNGAYQIGKIYDGGAWDSEVRSPLLRPGLTSVSEGDYLLAVNGVPLDPKQDPWAAFQGLADETVMLTVNHRPTRDGATNVFVHTLDNELRLRNLAWIEANRRRVDEASDGQVGYIYVPDTARNGQNELVRQYQAQFKKPGLIIDERFNSGGQIPDRFIELLGRKVENYWAVRHGQDWQSPANAHHGPMAMLINGWSGSGGDCFPYYFRKAGLGKLIGTRTWGGLVGINGTPGLIDNGNVTAPAFAIYDTKGNWIIEGEGVSPDIEVIDDPAEFARGRDPQLERAIAEVLRELRTNPPVQPHRPKYADRAGK; from the coding sequence ATGAATCGAGCATCCTTCCCCCGCCATCCCCTCCGCTGGTCCCCCGCTCTCGCCCTGGCCGGCATCCTTTTCAGTCTGGCCAGCGTGGTTCCAACCCAGGCCGCCATCGACGCGCGCATGCTGCGTTATCCCGATGTTTCGGCGACGCAAATTGCGTTTGCCTATGCCGGCGACATCTGGGTCGCGCCCAAGAATGGCGGCAACGCGGTCCGGCTCAGCTCGCCGCGCGGCGAGGAATCGTTTCCCAAGTTTTCACCCGACGGCCGCACCCTCGCGTTCAGCGCGAATTACGACGGCAACCTCGACATCTACACCCTGCCGGTGGACGGCGGCGTGCCGCAGCGCCTCACCTATCACGGGGCCAGCGACCGCGTGGTCGGCTGGTATCCCGGCGGGAAATCCATCTTGTTCGCCAGCGACCGGGCCAGCGAACGCAACCGCTACAACAAACTGTTCCAGGTGAGCGCCACCGGCGGTTTGCCGGAACAACTGCCGCTGCCTTACGGCGAATTCGGCGCGATTTCGCCGGACGGTCAGCGGCTGGCCTACACGCCCATCAGCGTGGATTTCCGGACGTGGAAACGTTACCGCGGCGGCATGAACCCGGACATCTGGTTGTTCGATCTCCAGACCCGGGCCGCCAAACGCCTGACGGACGATCCGGGCAACGACAGCGTCCCGATGTGGCACGACCAGACGCTGTATTTCCTCTCCGACCGGGATGCCCATCAGCGCAACAACATCTGGGCGCTCGACACCCGCACCGGCAAAACCCGCCAGATCACGTTCTTCACCGATTACGACGTCGAGTTTCCCAGCATCGGGCCCAAGGACATCGTGTTCACCAAGGGCGATCAACTCTGGCTCCTCGACCTGGCCACCGCCAAGGCGCATCCGGTGGACATCACCGTGGTCACGGACGAGGCGACCTTGAAACCGCGGCAGGAAAACGTGGCGGGCTACATTCACAGCGCCGCGATTTCCCCCAACGGCAAACGCATCGTGGTGGAAGCACGCGGCGACCTTTTTACCGCGCCCAAGGAACATGGCGTGGTGCTCAACCTGACGCGCAGCAGCGGCGTCGCCGAACGCTGGCCCGCGTGGTCGCCCGACGGCCGGCAAATCGCCTACTTCACCGACCGCACGGGTGAATACCAGCTCGCGTTGCGCCCTGCGGACGGTTCCGGCGAGGAAACCATCGTCACGCAGCTCGCGCCGGGCTTTTACTACCGCCCGCAATGGTCGCCGGACAGCAAGCAGATCGCGTTCGTGGATGTCACGATGCGGCTGTCGCTTTACAACGTGGAAACCAAGCAAGTCACGAGCATCGACCGGATGCTGTGGCTTTACGAAGGCGAACTGGAGCAGTTCACTGTGAGCTGGTCCGCGGACAGCCGCTGGCTGGCTTATGCGGGCGAACTGGAGAACGGCCACAACGCCATCGTCATTTACGACACGCAGGAGGCCAAACGACACCAGGTCACGAGCGGGTTCTACGACGATTCCCTGCCGGTCTTCGACCCGGAGGGCAAATACCTCTTCTTCCGTTCGGGCCGCACGTTTGACCCGCTTTACAGCAATCTTGATGACACGTGGATTTATCCCAACACGGGCAACCTGATGGCCGTGCCGCTGCGCCGCGACGTGCCCTCGCCGCTCGCGCCCCGCAACGACGAGGAGGAGAAACAGCCGGACGACACCAAAAAGGACGAAGCCAAAAAGCCGGACGCAAAGCCCGCCAGCGCCCCGGCCGCCGCAGCGGAGACCAAAAAGGCCGAGGCACCCAAGGAACCGCCGAAGGCCGGGGCCGACCAGGACAAGCCGGCGAATTCGATGTCGATTGACTTCACCGATTTCGAGCGCCGCGCCGTCCAACTGCCGACCAAGGCCGGCAATTACGCCGACCTCGTCGCGGTAAAGGGGAAGTTGATTTACCGCTGGCTGGGCCGCGAGGGCGCGGGCGAAAATGCGGCGATCGACTATTACGATTTTGAGAAGCGCGAAATCAAACGCATCGTGGACGGCGCGGATGATCTGGCCCTCGCGGCCAAGGGCGAGCAACTGCTGGTCCGCAAGGGCCGGGATTACTTCATCATCGAGCCCAAGGAGAATCAGTCCCTCTCCAAACGCGTCAACACCGCGGACCTCGAAACCACCATCGATCCGCGCGCCGAATGGCGGCAGCTCTTCACCGATGCCTGGCGCATCGAACGCGATTTCTTCTACGACCCCACCCTGCACGGCGTGGACTGGCAAGCCATGCGCACGCAATACGGCAAGCTCCTCGACCAGTGCGTGACGCGCTGGGACGTCAACTACGTCATCGGCGAGCTGATCGCCGAACTCAACTGCTCGCACACCTACCGGGGCGGCGGCGACGTGGAAAAGCCCGCGGAAGTGCGCGTGGGTTACCTCGGCTGCGATTTCGTGCTCACCAATGGCGCCTATCAAATCGGCAAAATCTACGACGGCGGCGCGTGGGACAGTGAAGTGCGCTCGCCGTTGTTGCGCCCCGGGCTGACCAGCGTGTCGGAGGGGGATTATTTGCTGGCCGTGAACGGCGTGCCGCTGGACCCCAAGCAGGATCCGTGGGCCGCGTTTCAAGGACTGGCGGATGAAACCGTCATGCTCACCGTGAACCATCGCCCAACGCGCGACGGCGCCACGAACGTGTTCGTCCACACGCTCGACAACGAATTGCGCCTGCGGAACCTCGCCTGGATCGAAGCCAACCGCCGGCGCGTGGACGAGGCCAGCGACGGTCAGGTGGGCTACATTTACGTGCCCGACACCGCACGCAACGGCCAGAACGAACTTGTCCGCCAATACCAGGCGCAGTTCAAAAAGCCCGGCCTGATCATCGACGAACGCTTCAACAGTGGCGGGCAGATTCCCGACCGCTTCATCGAACTGTTGGGCCGCAAGGTGGAAAACTACTGGGCCGTGCGGCACGGCCAGGACTGGCAATCCCCGGCCAACGCCCACCACGGTCCGATGGCCATGCTCATCAACGGCTGGAGCGGCTCGGGCGGCGACTGCTTCCCCTACTACTTCCGCAAGGCCGGCCTCGGCAAGCTCATCGGCACACGCACATGGGGCGGCCTCGTCGGCATCAACGGCACGCCTGGATTGATTGACAACGGCAACGTCACCGCGCCGGCCTTCGCCATCTACGACACCAAAGGCAACTGGATCATCGAAGGCGAAGGCGTGTCGCCGGACATCGAAGTCATCGACGACCCGGCAGAATTCGCCCGCGGCCGCGATCCGCAGCTCGAACGCGCGATTGCCGAAGTGCTGCGCGAACTGCGCACGAATCCGCCGGTCCAGCCGCACCGCCCGAAGTATGCGGACCGCGCAGGGAAGTGA
- a CDS encoding AEC family transporter, which translates to MNESVTVLNAVIPVFAIMAAGLVIRRLNWLSEQADQSLFKVVINLLMPCLILDTSLGNPAFTNWRNLTLAPLAGAATVLIGVGLAWLASGALQFSGAPARRTFAFCTGLQNYGYVPLPLTLLLFDERTTGVLFLHNLGVEICLWTVLLLVLTGGHAGSAWKQAINAPFVAILLAVGLNFTGVGPHLPRALLNTFHLLGQCAFPLALVLIGATVADHLGELHAGGSWREAALALVLRLGVMPLVILLLAWCLPAAPELKRVLVIEAAMPAATLPIVLARHYGGEPATALRIVLGTSAVSFITTPVWIHFGLKWLAV; encoded by the coding sequence ATGAACGAGTCCGTCACCGTCTTGAACGCGGTTATTCCCGTCTTCGCCATCATGGCGGCGGGACTGGTCATCCGGCGGCTCAACTGGCTGAGCGAGCAGGCGGACCAAAGCCTCTTCAAGGTGGTCATCAACCTGCTGATGCCATGCCTGATTCTGGACACGTCCCTGGGCAATCCCGCCTTCACCAACTGGCGCAATCTCACCCTCGCGCCGCTTGCCGGCGCAGCCACGGTGCTCATCGGTGTGGGGCTGGCGTGGCTGGCCAGCGGCGCGTTGCAATTCAGCGGGGCGCCCGCGCGGCGCACGTTCGCGTTTTGCACCGGCCTGCAAAACTACGGTTACGTGCCGCTGCCGCTCACGCTCCTGCTGTTCGATGAACGCACCACGGGCGTGCTGTTTCTCCACAACCTCGGCGTCGAAATTTGCCTGTGGACCGTGCTGCTGCTGGTGCTGACCGGCGGCCACGCGGGCAGCGCGTGGAAGCAGGCGATCAACGCGCCGTTCGTGGCGATTCTGCTGGCGGTCGGCCTCAACTTCACCGGGGTCGGCCCGCACCTGCCGCGCGCGCTGCTGAACACGTTCCACCTGCTTGGGCAGTGCGCGTTCCCGCTGGCGCTGGTGCTGATTGGCGCCACGGTCGCGGACCATTTGGGCGAGCTGCACGCGGGCGGGAGCTGGCGTGAGGCGGCGCTGGCGCTGGTTCTGCGCCTGGGGGTGATGCCGCTGGTGATTTTGCTGCTGGCCTGGTGTCTGCCTGCGGCGCCCGAATTGAAGCGCGTGCTGGTGATTGAAGCGGCGATGCCGGCGGCCACGCTGCCCATCGTCCTCGCCCGGCATTACGGCGGCGAACCCGCCACCGCGCTGCGCATCGTGCTGGGCACCTCGGCGGTCAGCTTCATCACCACGCCGGTGTGGATCCACTTCGGCCTGAAATGGCTGGCGGTTTGA